A portion of the Eretmochelys imbricata isolate rEreImb1 chromosome 27, rEreImb1.hap1, whole genome shotgun sequence genome contains these proteins:
- the THRA gene encoding thyroid hormone receptor alpha isoform X2, which yields MEQKPSTLDCLSEPEETRWLDGKRKRKSSQCSVKSSMSGYIPSYLDKDEQCVVCGDKATGYHYRCITCEGCKGFFRRTIQKNLHPTYSCKYDGSCVIDKITRNQCQLCRFKKCIAVGMAMDLVLDDSKRVAKRKLIEENRERRRKEEMIKTLQHRPEPSAEEWELIHVVTEAHRSTNAQGSHWKQKRKFLPEDIGQSPMASMPDGDKVDLEAFSEFTKIITPAITRVVDFAKKLPMFSELPCEDQIILLKGCCMEIMSLRAAVRYDPESETLTLSGEMAVKREQLKNGGLGVVSDAIFDLGKSLSAFNLDDTEVALLQAVLLMSSDRTGLLRVEKIEKCQETYLLAFEHYINYRKHNIPHFWPKLLMKVTDLRMIGACHASRFLHMKVECPTELFPPLFLEVFEDQEV from the exons ATGGAACAGAAGCCCAGCACCCTGGACTGCCTGTCGGAGCCAGAGGAAACCCG GTGGCTGGATGGGAAACGCAAAAGAAAGAGCAGCCAATGTTCGGTGAAGAGCAGCATGTCAG ggtaCATCCCTAGTTACCTGGACAAAGATGAACAATGCGTCGTGTGCGGTGACAAGGCGACTGGCTACCACTACCGCTGCATCACCTGCGAGGGCTGCAAG GGCTTTTTCCGACGGACCATCCAGAAGAACCTGCACCCGACCTACTCCTGCAAGTACGATGGCAGCTGTGTCATCGACAAGATCACCCGCAACCAATGCCAGCTCTGCCGCTTCAAGAAGTGCATCGCCGTGGGCATGGCCATGGACT TGGTGCTGGACGACTCCAAGCGGGTGGCCAAGCGGAAGCTGATCGAGGAGAACCGGGAGCGGCGGCGCAAGGAGGAGATGATCAAGACCCTGCAGCACCGCCCGGAGCCCAGCGCCGAGGAGTGGGAGCTGATCCACGTGGTGACGGAGGCGCATCGCAGCACCAACGCCCAGGGCAGCCACTGGAAACAGAAGCGGAAATTCCTG CCCGAGGACATCGGCCAGTCGCCCATGGCCTCCATGCCTGATGGGGACAAGGTTGACCTGGAGGCGTTCAGCGAGTTTACAAAAATCATTACCCCAGCCATCACCCGCGTGGTGGACTTTGCCAAAAAACTGCCCATGTTTTCAGAG CTGCCTTGCGAGGACCAGATCATCCTGCTGAAGGGCTGCTGCATGGAGATCATGtcgctgcgggcggccgtgcgcTACGACCCCGAGAGCGAGACGTTGACGCTGAGCGGCGAGATGGCCGTCAAGCGGGAGCAGCTGAAGAACGGCGGGCTGGGCGTGGTGTCCGACGCCATCTTCGACCTGGGCAAGTCGCTCTCCGCCTTCAACCTGGACGACACGGAGGTGGCGCTGCTCCAGGCCGTGCTGCTCATGTCCTCAG ACCGCACCGGGCTGTTGCGGGTGGAGAAGATCGAGAAGTGCCAGGAGACCTACCTGCTGGCCTTCGAACACTACATCAACTATCGCAAACACAACATTCCCCACTTCTGGCCCAAGCTGCTGATGAAGGTGACCGACCTGCGCATGATCGGAGCCTGCCACGCCAGCCGCTTCCTGCACATGAAGGTGGAGTGCCCCACCGAGCTGTTCCCACCCCTCTTCCTCGAGGTCTTTGAGGATCAGGAAGTctag
- the THRA gene encoding thyroid hormone receptor alpha isoform X1: MGTGGATRLSGGLPRGGGTGGVSAASNQALFSLCCRWLDGKRKRKSSQCSVKSSMSGYIPSYLDKDEQCVVCGDKATGYHYRCITCEGCKGFFRRTIQKNLHPTYSCKYDGSCVIDKITRNQCQLCRFKKCIAVGMAMDLVLDDSKRVAKRKLIEENRERRRKEEMIKTLQHRPEPSAEEWELIHVVTEAHRSTNAQGSHWKQKRKFLPEDIGQSPMASMPDGDKVDLEAFSEFTKIITPAITRVVDFAKKLPMFSELPCEDQIILLKGCCMEIMSLRAAVRYDPESETLTLSGEMAVKREQLKNGGLGVVSDAIFDLGKSLSAFNLDDTEVALLQAVLLMSSDRTGLLRVEKIEKCQETYLLAFEHYINYRKHNIPHFWPKLLMKVTDLRMIGACHASRFLHMKVECPTELFPPLFLEVFEDQEV; encoded by the exons ATGGGGACAGGAGGGGCGACCCGCCTGTCGGGGGGGCTCCCGagggggggaggcacggggggcgTCTCTGCGGCCAGTAACCAGGCCTTGTTCTCGCTCTGCTGCAGGTGGCTGGATGGGAAACGCAAAAGAAAGAGCAGCCAATGTTCGGTGAAGAGCAGCATGTCAG ggtaCATCCCTAGTTACCTGGACAAAGATGAACAATGCGTCGTGTGCGGTGACAAGGCGACTGGCTACCACTACCGCTGCATCACCTGCGAGGGCTGCAAG GGCTTTTTCCGACGGACCATCCAGAAGAACCTGCACCCGACCTACTCCTGCAAGTACGATGGCAGCTGTGTCATCGACAAGATCACCCGCAACCAATGCCAGCTCTGCCGCTTCAAGAAGTGCATCGCCGTGGGCATGGCCATGGACT TGGTGCTGGACGACTCCAAGCGGGTGGCCAAGCGGAAGCTGATCGAGGAGAACCGGGAGCGGCGGCGCAAGGAGGAGATGATCAAGACCCTGCAGCACCGCCCGGAGCCCAGCGCCGAGGAGTGGGAGCTGATCCACGTGGTGACGGAGGCGCATCGCAGCACCAACGCCCAGGGCAGCCACTGGAAACAGAAGCGGAAATTCCTG CCCGAGGACATCGGCCAGTCGCCCATGGCCTCCATGCCTGATGGGGACAAGGTTGACCTGGAGGCGTTCAGCGAGTTTACAAAAATCATTACCCCAGCCATCACCCGCGTGGTGGACTTTGCCAAAAAACTGCCCATGTTTTCAGAG CTGCCTTGCGAGGACCAGATCATCCTGCTGAAGGGCTGCTGCATGGAGATCATGtcgctgcgggcggccgtgcgcTACGACCCCGAGAGCGAGACGTTGACGCTGAGCGGCGAGATGGCCGTCAAGCGGGAGCAGCTGAAGAACGGCGGGCTGGGCGTGGTGTCCGACGCCATCTTCGACCTGGGCAAGTCGCTCTCCGCCTTCAACCTGGACGACACGGAGGTGGCGCTGCTCCAGGCCGTGCTGCTCATGTCCTCAG ACCGCACCGGGCTGTTGCGGGTGGAGAAGATCGAGAAGTGCCAGGAGACCTACCTGCTGGCCTTCGAACACTACATCAACTATCGCAAACACAACATTCCCCACTTCTGGCCCAAGCTGCTGATGAAGGTGACCGACCTGCGCATGATCGGAGCCTGCCACGCCAGCCGCTTCCTGCACATGAAGGTGGAGTGCCCCACCGAGCTGTTCCCACCCCTCTTCCTCGAGGTCTTTGAGGATCAGGAAGTctag
- the THRA gene encoding thyroid hormone receptor alpha isoform X3 yields MEQKPSTLDCLSEPEETRWLDGKRKRKSSQCSVKSSMSGYIPSYLDKDEQCVVCGDKATGYHYRCITCEGCKGFFRRTIQKNLHPTYSCKYDGSCVIDKITRNQCQLCRFKKCIAVGMAMDLVLDDSKRVAKRKLIEENRERRRKEEMIKTLQHRPEPSAEEWELIHVVTEAHRSTNAQGSHWKQKRKFLLPCEDQIILLKGCCMEIMSLRAAVRYDPESETLTLSGEMAVKREQLKNGGLGVVSDAIFDLGKSLSAFNLDDTEVALLQAVLLMSSDRTGLLRVEKIEKCQETYLLAFEHYINYRKHNIPHFWPKLLMKVTDLRMIGACHASRFLHMKVECPTELFPPLFLEVFEDQEV; encoded by the exons ATGGAACAGAAGCCCAGCACCCTGGACTGCCTGTCGGAGCCAGAGGAAACCCG GTGGCTGGATGGGAAACGCAAAAGAAAGAGCAGCCAATGTTCGGTGAAGAGCAGCATGTCAG ggtaCATCCCTAGTTACCTGGACAAAGATGAACAATGCGTCGTGTGCGGTGACAAGGCGACTGGCTACCACTACCGCTGCATCACCTGCGAGGGCTGCAAG GGCTTTTTCCGACGGACCATCCAGAAGAACCTGCACCCGACCTACTCCTGCAAGTACGATGGCAGCTGTGTCATCGACAAGATCACCCGCAACCAATGCCAGCTCTGCCGCTTCAAGAAGTGCATCGCCGTGGGCATGGCCATGGACT TGGTGCTGGACGACTCCAAGCGGGTGGCCAAGCGGAAGCTGATCGAGGAGAACCGGGAGCGGCGGCGCAAGGAGGAGATGATCAAGACCCTGCAGCACCGCCCGGAGCCCAGCGCCGAGGAGTGGGAGCTGATCCACGTGGTGACGGAGGCGCATCGCAGCACCAACGCCCAGGGCAGCCACTGGAAACAGAAGCGGAAATTCCTG CTGCCTTGCGAGGACCAGATCATCCTGCTGAAGGGCTGCTGCATGGAGATCATGtcgctgcgggcggccgtgcgcTACGACCCCGAGAGCGAGACGTTGACGCTGAGCGGCGAGATGGCCGTCAAGCGGGAGCAGCTGAAGAACGGCGGGCTGGGCGTGGTGTCCGACGCCATCTTCGACCTGGGCAAGTCGCTCTCCGCCTTCAACCTGGACGACACGGAGGTGGCGCTGCTCCAGGCCGTGCTGCTCATGTCCTCAG ACCGCACCGGGCTGTTGCGGGTGGAGAAGATCGAGAAGTGCCAGGAGACCTACCTGCTGGCCTTCGAACACTACATCAACTATCGCAAACACAACATTCCCCACTTCTGGCCCAAGCTGCTGATGAAGGTGACCGACCTGCGCATGATCGGAGCCTGCCACGCCAGCCGCTTCCTGCACATGAAGGTGGAGTGCCCCACCGAGCTGTTCCCACCCCTCTTCCTCGAGGTCTTTGAGGATCAGGAAGTctag
- the NR1D1 gene encoding nuclear receptor subfamily 1 group D member 1: MAALDPNNNTGGVISYIGSSGSSPSRTSPVSLCSDSSNGSFQSGSQAFPSYFPPSPTGSLTHDSRPYGAGLQGSREDGSPSSSSSSSSSSYSSSGTSPGGLQVAMDDGRRVSPSKTTSNITKLNGMVLLCKVCGDVASGFHYGVHACEGCKGFFRRSIQQNIQYKKCLKNENCSIIRINRNRCQQCRFKKCLSVGMSRDAVRFGRIPKREKQRMLAEMQSAMNNMANNQLSGQCPPEGSPLGHPQPANPLPCHQPQLPASPLQQQPCFSQFPQQLTPPRSPSPTEAMDDVISQVTKAHKEIFIYAHDKLGTALPLPRPCDNNARNWENRRCANGYQGNSLYRHDNNNLPHPDASRFPAWHSSSPSACPQNNMNSHRLCPGYPSLAEDAETPAGPWERGTKDILLACPMNAHPHGRSGHTVQEIWEDFSLSFTPAVREVVEFAKHIPGFKDLSQHDQVALLKAGTFEVLMVRFAPLFNVKEQTVMFMSRTTYSLGELWGMGMGDLLSSMFEFSEKLGSLELTEEELGLFTAVVLVSADRSGMENTASVEQLQETLIRALRTLILKNHPTETSRFTKLLLKLPDLRTLNNMHSEKLLSFRIDAQ; the protein is encoded by the exons ATGGCAGCTCTGGACCCCAACAACAACACAG GCGGCGTGATCAGCTACATCGGCTCCAGCGGCTCCTCGCCCAGCCGCACCAGCCCCGTCTCCCTGTGCAGCGACAGCTCCAACGGCAGCTTCCAGTCCGGCTCGCAGGCCTTCCCCTCCTACTTCCCGCCCTCGCCCACCGGCTCCCTGACCCACGACTCGCGGCCCTacggcgctgggctgcagggctcgCGGGAGGATGGCTCCCCTTCCTCctcgtcctcctcttcctcctcctcgtaCAGCtcctccgggacctcccccggGGGCCTGCAGGTCGCCATGGACGACGGGAGGCGCGTCTCTCCCAGCAAGACCACCAGCAACATCACCA agctgaacgGGATGGTTCTGCTTTGCAAAGTGTGTGGAGATGTCGCCTCAGGCTTCCACTATGGGGTCCATGCCTGCGAGGGCTGCAAG gGTTTCTTCCGACGCAGCATTCAGCAAAACATCCAGTACAAAAAGTGCCTGAAAAATGAGAACTGCTCCATCATCCGGATCAACCGGAACCGGTGCCAGCAGTGCCGCTTCAAGAAATGTCTGTCAGTCGGCATGTCCCGGGACG CCGTGCGCTTCGGGCGCATCCCCAAGCGTGAGAAGCAGCGGATGCTGGCGGAGATGCAGAGTGCCATGAACAACATGGCCAACAACCAGCTGAGCGGGCAGTGCCCACCGGAGGGCTCCCCGCTGGGGCACCCCCAGCCTGCCAACCCACTGCCGTGCCATCAGCCCCAGCTCCCCgcctccccactgcagcagcagccctgctTCTCTCAGTTCCCCCAGCAGCTGacgcccccccgctcccccagccccacggAGGCCATGGACGACGTCATCTCGCAGGTGACCAAGGCGCACAAGGAGATCTTCATCTACGCCCACGACAAGCTGGGCACGGCGCTGCCCTTGCCGCGGCCCTGCGACAACAACGCCCGCAACTGGGAGAACCGCCGCTGTGCCAACGGCTACCAGGGCAACAGCCTCTATCGCCACGACAACAACAACCTGCCCCACCCCGACGCCTCCCGCTTCCCCGCCTGGCACTCCAGCTCCCCCAGCGCCTGCCCCCAGAACAACATGAACAGCCATAGGCTGTGTCCGGGCTACCCCTCCTTGGCCGAGGATGCAGAGACCCCGGCAGGCCCATGGGAAAGGGGCACCAAGGACATCCTGCTG gcATGCCCCATGAACGCGCACCCGCATGGCAGGAGCGGCCACACCGTCCAGGAGATCTGGGAGGATTTCTCGCTGAGCTTCACGCCCGCCGTCCGGGAGGTGGTGGAGTTTGCCAAGCACATACCGGGCTTCAAGGACCTGTCGCAGCACGACCAAGTGGCCCTTCTCAAAGCCGGCACCTTCGAG GTGCTGATGGTGCGATTCGCCCCCCTGTTCAACGTGAAGGAGCAGACCGTGATGTTCATGAGCCGGACGACCTACAGcctgggggagctgtgggggatggGCATGGGCGACCTGCTCAGCTCCATGTTTGAGTTCAGCGAGAAGCTCGGCTCCCTGGAGCTCACAGAGGAGGAGCTGGGTCTCTTCACCGCCGTCGTGCTGGTCTCGGCAG ACCGCTCCGGCATGGAGAACACGGCGTcagtggagcagctgcaggagacCCTGATCCGCGCCCTGCGCACGCTGATCCTCAAGAACCACCCCACGGAGACCTCGCGCTTCACCAAGCTGCTGCTCAAGCTGCCCGACCTGCGCACCCTGAACAACATGCATTCGGAGAAGCTGCTCTCCTTCCGCATCGACGCCCAGTag